One genomic window of Eggerthella timonensis includes the following:
- the pyrE gene encoding orotate phosphoribosyltransferase, protein MEQYKQEFIEFMVESEVLKFGEFTLKSGRKSPFFMNAGAYVTGDQLHRLGLYYARAIHDNFGLDFDVVFGPAYKGIPLSVITVIGLQELYGKEARYCSNRKEVKDHGADAGNLLGSELHDGDRVIMVEDVTTSGKSIDETYPVLKGAADVDVKGLIVSLNRMEVGKGGVVTAQQEVQEKYGFPVASIVSMAEVTECLHNREVQGRVVIDDDVKAALDAYYDQYGVK, encoded by the coding sequence ATGGAGCAGTACAAGCAAGAGTTTATCGAGTTCATGGTCGAAAGCGAAGTGCTCAAATTCGGCGAATTCACGCTGAAGAGCGGCCGGAAATCCCCCTTCTTTATGAATGCGGGCGCTTATGTGACGGGCGATCAGCTGCATCGTCTGGGCTTGTACTATGCGCGCGCAATCCATGACAACTTCGGGCTCGACTTCGATGTGGTGTTCGGGCCCGCGTACAAGGGCATCCCGCTGTCGGTGATCACGGTCATCGGGCTCCAGGAGCTGTACGGCAAGGAGGCGCGCTACTGCTCCAACCGAAAAGAGGTCAAGGACCACGGCGCCGACGCGGGCAACCTGCTGGGCAGCGAGCTGCACGACGGCGACCGCGTGATCATGGTGGAGGATGTCACCACGTCGGGCAAATCCATCGACGAGACGTATCCCGTGCTCAAAGGCGCGGCCGACGTGGACGTCAAGGGCCTTATCGTGTCGCTCAACCGCATGGAAGTGGGCAAGGGAGGCGTGGTGACCGCGCAGCAGGAAGTCCAGGAGAAGTACGGCTTCCCCGTCGCGTCCATCGTGAGCATGGCCGAGGTGACAGAGTGCCTGCACAACCGCGAGGTGCAGGGCCGCGTCGTCATCGACGACGACGTGAAGGCCGCGCTCGACGCATACTACGACCAGTACGGCGTGAAGTAG
- a CDS encoding HAD family hydrolase: protein MTDVSAIGVIFDCDGTLLDSMKVWREAEGELARRAGVTLSAAETDALTSMTIPECGSFFHERFGLGASGDEVVAMMDELMLEFYRERALARPGALAFVQGLAERGVRMSVASSSPQPYLQAGLERCGFAPYFDAIVSVDDVGASKREPAVYDRAREAMGTLLATTWGVEDSVYAVGTLTAAGYRTLGIYDCDISGTREALREVAERFVESFEGLDAETFIGWN from the coding sequence ATGACGGATGTTTCTGCTATCGGCGTGATCTTCGATTGCGATGGCACGCTGCTCGATTCGATGAAAGTGTGGCGCGAGGCCGAGGGCGAGCTGGCTCGGCGAGCCGGCGTGACGCTGTCTGCGGCCGAAACCGACGCGCTCACCTCGATGACCATCCCCGAGTGCGGCTCGTTCTTTCACGAGCGGTTCGGGCTGGGAGCGTCAGGCGACGAAGTGGTCGCCATGATGGACGAGCTCATGCTGGAATTCTATCGCGAGCGCGCGCTGGCCCGCCCGGGTGCGCTCGCGTTCGTGCAGGGGCTTGCCGAGCGCGGCGTACGCATGAGCGTGGCTTCGTCGAGCCCGCAGCCGTACCTGCAGGCGGGCCTCGAGCGCTGCGGCTTCGCGCCGTACTTCGATGCCATCGTGTCGGTGGACGACGTGGGAGCGTCCAAGCGTGAGCCCGCCGTGTACGACCGCGCGCGCGAGGCGATGGGCACGCTCCTGGCCACCACCTGGGGCGTCGAGGACTCGGTGTACGCGGTGGGCACGCTGACCGCCGCCGGGTATCGCACGCTCGGAATCTACGACTGCGATATTTCCGGTACGCGCGAGGCGTTGCGCGAGGTCGCCGAGCGGTTCGTCGAAAGCTTCGAAGGTCTCGACGCCGAGACCTTTATCGGCTGGAACTAG
- a CDS encoding type II toxin-antitoxin system death-on-curing family toxin, with amino-acid sequence MSTAWTYLAHEDVRAIHTYLIERFGGLDGLRDEGLFDAAIEQPRQTFDGVDLYPTAAEKAARYAYGIVRNHPFADGNKRTGGASIGMFLRLNGIKFKPRHDELLQTVYALADGSLSYDELVEWIEQQL; translated from the coding sequence ATGAGTACGGCTTGGACATACCTCGCACATGAAGACGTGAGGGCAATTCATACGTACTTGATCGAACGCTTCGGCGGTCTCGACGGGCTAAGAGACGAAGGGTTGTTCGATGCGGCCATAGAGCAACCTCGTCAGACGTTCGACGGGGTCGATCTATACCCAACAGCAGCAGAAAAAGCGGCGCGGTACGCCTACGGCATCGTCAGGAACCATCCGTTCGCCGATGGGAACAAACGGACGGGTGGTGCGTCCATCGGCATGTTCCTCAGACTCAACGGAATCAAGTTCAAACCCCGCCATGACGAACTGCTGCAGACGGTGTACGCCCTCGCCGACGGCTCTTTGAGTTACGACGAGCTTGTGGAATGGATCGAACAGCAGCTGTAA
- a CDS encoding type II toxin-antitoxin system prevent-host-death family antitoxin: MPISVTATEVARNFNGVMEKARAAGSVTVIKNSRPIAQIIPIDKVEEEHMESNAVKLGKEFIDEYADVFAELAK, encoded by the coding sequence ATGCCTATCAGCGTCACCGCGACGGAGGTCGCCCGCAACTTCAACGGAGTGATGGAGAAGGCGCGCGCGGCCGGGAGTGTGACCGTCATCAAGAACAGCCGCCCCATCGCCCAGATCATCCCGATCGACAAGGTGGAGGAGGAACACATGGAAAGCAACGCGGTAAAGCTAGGGAAAGAGTTCATCGACGAATACGCTGACGTATTCGCAGAGCTCGCAAAATGA
- the metA gene encoding homoserine O-acetyltransferase MetA: MPIRIPDSLPATEVLESENIFVMTEYRAMHQDIRPLKVLLLNLMPTKIVTETQIMRKLSNTPLQIDVNLLQTASHAAKNVSEQHLDTFYTTFDDIKDQRFDGMIITGAPVELLDFEDVDYWDELARIMDWSATNVHSTFHICWGAQAGIYHHYGIPKYELENKLFGVFDHDVVKPSSPLVRGFNDSFRAPHSRYTEVHAADIEAHPDLELIAMSDEAGVYIAKSTDSRHFFVFGHPEYDAGTLMVEYERDVAKGLDMPLPRHYFPNDDPTQTPKATWRAHAQLLYTNWLNYYVYQTTPYDLAKVGTEEDSVHE; the protein is encoded by the coding sequence ATGCCTATCAGAATTCCCGACTCCCTGCCCGCCACCGAGGTGCTCGAGAGCGAGAACATCTTCGTGATGACCGAGTACCGCGCGATGCACCAGGACATTCGCCCGCTGAAGGTGCTGCTGCTCAACCTCATGCCCACGAAAATCGTCACCGAGACGCAGATCATGCGCAAGCTGTCGAACACCCCGTTGCAAATCGACGTCAACCTGCTGCAAACGGCCAGCCATGCGGCGAAGAACGTGTCGGAACAGCACCTCGATACCTTCTACACCACGTTCGACGACATCAAGGACCAGCGCTTCGACGGCATGATCATCACCGGCGCGCCGGTGGAGCTGCTCGACTTCGAGGACGTGGACTATTGGGACGAGCTCGCCCGCATCATGGACTGGTCCGCCACGAACGTCCACTCCACGTTCCACATCTGCTGGGGCGCGCAAGCCGGCATCTACCACCACTACGGCATCCCCAAGTACGAGCTGGAGAACAAGCTGTTCGGCGTGTTCGATCACGACGTGGTGAAGCCGTCATCGCCGCTCGTGCGCGGGTTCAACGACTCGTTCCGCGCACCGCACTCGCGCTACACCGAGGTGCACGCGGCCGACATCGAAGCGCATCCCGACCTCGAGCTGATCGCCATGTCCGACGAAGCCGGCGTCTACATCGCGAAGAGCACCGACAGCCGCCACTTCTTCGTGTTCGGGCACCCCGAGTACGACGCCGGCACGCTTATGGTGGAGTACGAACGCGACGTGGCGAAGGGCCTCGACATGCCGCTCCCCCGCCACTACTTCCCGAACGACGACCCGACGCAAACGCCGAAAGCCACGTGGCGTGCGCACGCGCAGCTGTTGTACACGAACTGGTTGAACTATTATGTGTACCAGACCACGCCATACGATTTGGCGAAAGTAGGCACCGAAGAGGACAGCGTCCATGAGTGA
- a CDS encoding O-acetylhomoserine aminocarboxypropyltransferase/cysteine synthase family protein — protein sequence MSESISTTCVQGGYRPGDGEPRQIPIYQSTTWKYDTSEHMGRLFDLEEAGYFYTRLANPTNDFVAAKIAELEGGTAAMLTSSGQAANFFAVFNIAGAGDHIVSSSAIYGGTYNLLAVTMKRMGLECTFVAPDCTDEELEAAFRPNTKAVFGETIANPALSVLDIERFAAAAHAHGVPLIVDNTFPTPVNCRPIEWGADIVTHSTTKYMDGHGASVGGAIVDSGKFDWTAHADKFPGLCEPDESYHGVTYTERFGLGGAFITKATAQLMRDFGAIQSPQNAYLINLGLESLHLRMAQHSKNGLALAQHLAAHPKIAWVRYPGLEGDACYDLAQKYLPNGASGVVSFGVAGGRAAAETFMANLKLAQIATHVADARTCVLHPANATHRQMNDDELAAAGITPDLIRLSCGIEATEDLIADVDQALAAV from the coding sequence ATGAGCGAATCCATCAGCACCACCTGTGTGCAGGGCGGCTACCGTCCCGGCGACGGCGAGCCGCGCCAGATCCCCATCTACCAGTCCACCACCTGGAAGTACGACACGAGCGAGCACATGGGCCGCCTGTTCGACCTTGAGGAGGCCGGCTACTTCTACACGCGTCTCGCCAATCCTACGAACGACTTCGTGGCGGCGAAGATCGCCGAGCTCGAGGGCGGCACGGCCGCGATGCTCACGTCGTCGGGCCAGGCGGCCAACTTCTTCGCCGTGTTCAATATCGCCGGGGCGGGCGACCACATCGTGTCCAGCTCGGCCATCTACGGCGGCACGTACAACCTGCTGGCCGTCACGATGAAGCGCATGGGCCTCGAGTGTACGTTCGTCGCGCCCGACTGCACCGACGAGGAGCTGGAGGCCGCGTTCAGGCCGAACACGAAAGCGGTGTTCGGCGAGACCATCGCGAACCCAGCGCTGTCGGTGCTCGATATCGAGCGCTTCGCCGCCGCGGCGCACGCGCACGGCGTGCCGCTCATCGTGGACAACACGTTCCCCACGCCGGTGAACTGCCGCCCCATCGAATGGGGAGCCGACATCGTGACGCACTCCACGACGAAGTACATGGACGGCCACGGCGCCAGCGTGGGCGGGGCCATCGTGGATTCCGGGAAGTTCGACTGGACGGCGCACGCCGACAAGTTCCCCGGCCTGTGCGAGCCCGACGAGAGCTACCATGGCGTGACCTACACCGAGCGCTTCGGGCTGGGAGGCGCGTTCATCACGAAGGCGACGGCCCAGCTCATGCGCGACTTCGGCGCTATCCAGTCGCCTCAGAACGCCTACCTCATCAACCTGGGACTGGAGAGCCTGCACCTGCGCATGGCACAGCACAGCAAGAACGGCTTGGCGCTGGCGCAGCATTTGGCCGCTCATCCGAAGATCGCGTGGGTGCGCTATCCCGGCCTCGAGGGAGACGCCTGCTACGACCTTGCGCAGAAGTACCTGCCGAACGGAGCGAGCGGCGTGGTGAGCTTCGGCGTAGCCGGCGGGCGCGCCGCGGCCGAGACGTTCATGGCGAACCTCAAGCTGGCGCAGATCGCCACGCATGTGGCCGACGCGCGCACCTGCGTGCTGCATCCGGCCAACGCTACGCATCGCCAGATGAACGACGACGAGCTGGCGGCTGCGGGCATCACGCCCGATCTCATCCGCCTGTCGTGCGGCATCGAGGCCACCGAGGACCTCATCGCCGACGTCGACCAGGCGCTCGCGGCAGTGTAG
- a CDS encoding GNAT family N-acetyltransferase, with product MTNILETQRLLLRPLVLADAETAFRGWTGDPEVSKYVSWLPHRSIDDAIEWVQEVTWKHDAAGNVLRSDTFIWGFVLKDTHELFGSGGLIWEDEWNLYQVGYNIMKSHWGCGYTTEAMREILRYAAADLGITRVAASHAKENVASAKVLEKLGFAYEGDGVSFHIDGARSFQSRRYSLKLDSPAD from the coding sequence ATGACGAATATCCTGGAAACGCAACGATTGCTTCTTCGACCGCTTGTTCTCGCAGACGCGGAAACCGCATTTCGCGGATGGACAGGCGATCCGGAGGTGTCGAAATACGTCAGTTGGCTCCCGCACCGATCCATCGACGATGCGATCGAATGGGTGCAAGAAGTAACGTGGAAACACGATGCTGCGGGGAACGTCCTGAGAAGCGACACCTTCATCTGGGGCTTCGTCCTGAAAGATACCCATGAGCTGTTCGGTTCCGGCGGTCTGATATGGGAAGACGAATGGAACCTCTATCAAGTGGGATACAACATCATGAAATCGCATTGGGGCTGCGGCTATACGACCGAGGCTATGCGAGAGATCCTTCGATATGCAGCTGCGGATCTGGGGATAACGAGAGTCGCCGCCAGCCATGCAAAGGAAAACGTCGCTTCGGCGAAGGTTCTTGAGAAATTGGGATTCGCGTACGAAGGGGATGGCGTGTCGTTCCATATCGACGGCGCTCGATCGTTTCAGAGCCGACGATACTCACTTAAGCTCGATTCTCCAGCCGATTGA
- a CDS encoding Fic family protein: MAKRLIADDFSLLGGALSLAARNAQTFESLAAELDVSQEDLFLYWFALNNLRRHQGHVLPVPFDAAASGDAPSSSNNWYAPTWRLNKLLEEFQLNEGLAVHYGRILTDPEGGHYELNLAASEVVRAVRLENADLDAAQLRRVCVQACEPANGIELLVSNAGKILLTVEDYRDEPLDIAFVERLYAALTEGISIKEVREIESREANAVDELRAKALESFCAHVWVPDGNHTLVDALIALYYFKTFRLFPAGNNVLAFLLYFLILHRAGYHFSAHVPVVKLLYPRDDDGGRGHGLACAPEDLVVACDGYFDWTRFFEQAVQLIVDEQRWTMTKLDGMARRRERFRAIIDADESMNFRQKEVLLEAVLHSNAEFTYGIHVHRYDVSYPCARSDFARLLDQGFLRQHDDGIRHFFVASDNFGEVFLTYLKEHCADAFSRFYREDGSLRDAFKSADDIAAEYNKDVGFYEKSLLDKTYIEHYDFRRTPIADHDGPQRRRRSDDE; the protein is encoded by the coding sequence ATGGCGAAGAGGCTCATAGCGGACGATTTTTCGCTGCTGGGCGGTGCTCTGTCGCTGGCCGCGCGCAACGCGCAGACGTTCGAATCGCTCGCGGCCGAGCTCGACGTGTCTCAGGAAGACCTGTTCCTGTACTGGTTCGCGCTCAACAACCTGCGCCGCCATCAGGGTCACGTGCTGCCCGTGCCCTTCGACGCGGCGGCGTCCGGCGACGCGCCCTCCTCCTCGAACAACTGGTACGCGCCCACGTGGCGCCTGAACAAGCTGCTGGAGGAATTCCAGCTCAACGAGGGTTTGGCGGTGCACTACGGACGCATCCTGACCGATCCCGAAGGCGGCCACTACGAGCTGAACCTCGCGGCCAGCGAGGTGGTGCGCGCGGTGCGGCTGGAGAACGCCGACCTCGACGCGGCCCAGCTCAGGCGCGTGTGCGTGCAGGCGTGCGAGCCGGCCAACGGCATCGAGCTGCTCGTGTCGAACGCGGGCAAGATCCTGCTGACGGTGGAGGACTACCGCGACGAGCCGCTCGACATCGCGTTCGTCGAGCGCCTGTACGCGGCGCTCACCGAGGGCATCTCCATCAAGGAGGTGCGCGAGATCGAGAGTCGCGAGGCGAACGCGGTCGACGAGCTGCGCGCGAAGGCGCTCGAGTCGTTCTGCGCGCACGTGTGGGTGCCCGACGGCAACCACACCCTCGTCGACGCCCTCATCGCGCTGTACTACTTCAAGACGTTCCGCCTGTTCCCTGCCGGGAACAACGTGCTGGCGTTCCTGCTGTACTTCCTCATCCTGCACCGCGCCGGCTACCACTTCTCGGCGCATGTGCCCGTGGTCAAGCTGCTGTACCCGCGCGACGACGACGGCGGCCGCGGCCACGGCCTGGCGTGCGCGCCCGAGGACCTCGTGGTTGCCTGCGACGGCTACTTCGACTGGACGCGCTTCTTCGAGCAAGCGGTGCAGCTGATCGTCGACGAGCAGCGCTGGACCATGACCAAACTCGACGGCATGGCGCGCCGCCGCGAGCGCTTCCGCGCCATCATCGACGCCGACGAGAGCATGAACTTCCGCCAGAAGGAAGTGCTGCTCGAGGCCGTCCTCCACAGCAACGCCGAGTTCACCTACGGCATCCACGTGCATCGCTACGACGTGTCGTATCCCTGCGCGCGCAGCGACTTCGCGCGGCTCCTGGACCAGGGGTTCCTCCGGCAGCACGACGATGGCATCCGCCACTTCTTCGTGGCGTCCGACAACTTCGGCGAGGTGTTCCTCACCTACCTCAAGGAGCATTGCGCCGACGCGTTCTCGCGTTTCTACCGCGAAGACGGCTCGCTGCGCGACGCGTTCAAAAGCGCGGACGACATCGCTGCGGAATACAACAAAGACGTGGGCTTTTACGAGAAGTCCCTGCTGGATAAAACGTACATCGAGCACTACGACTTCCGGCGCACGCCCATTGCCGACCACGACGGGCCGCAGCGGCGCCGCCGGTCGGACGACGAGTGA
- a CDS encoding molybdopterin-dependent oxidoreductase — MKDTTKGRARLHAPSNAKALVVLVAVALVASFAVWGCSPKASSDGALAAGTSTESTDGKTSAKTGDGPDELSAFSGFPTEGRFVDGVASLPDFYKNTEKNESNAKAEAPRRYTDRNGNLVQPVPTDELGWNNTYLDADNRGCTSCHTLENALMSLPTYHRLIFFGYPTEQSYQNCIACHSDSYSGHKLADAIHTLHMNSTMFVDDDNGNCQSCHYIDSNTGVFERWDEVKYDLYKGITDVASDELKASVTYDQTTITPAENRIFKTVKDEPNEWLTDDSKVDTSIYENWVISIDGDCENPVEMTLPEMEQQFGTVKQVMKMDCTINGVGQATIMQSEVEGIPLKAIIDYAKPKSGANVVSPIGSDGYDYAKMGIDWLLENDAVIVTKMDGELLPNSQGYPCMIWVNKTSGGNFTKRISNLTFMTVPDDKVDAELYVGQFTDDRTGEIYSKPNSGVLNYPTGIVLSGEEAKTVHLEGFADAWDEPIKKMEFSFDHGETWTVVDTPDNNADNWTYWRMDFTPPAPGAYLLDIRTTSITPDGADRVCQYNTQFMFTVE, encoded by the coding sequence ATGAAAGACACCACGAAAGGGCGTGCACGCCTGCACGCCCCCAGCAACGCGAAAGCACTGGTCGTGCTGGTCGCGGTTGCGCTGGTCGCTTCGTTCGCCGTATGGGGATGCAGCCCGAAGGCGTCGAGCGACGGCGCGTTGGCCGCCGGCACGAGCACGGAAAGCACCGACGGCAAGACGAGCGCGAAGACCGGCGACGGCCCCGACGAGCTGTCCGCGTTCAGCGGGTTCCCCACCGAGGGCCGCTTCGTCGACGGGGTGGCGTCGCTGCCCGATTTCTACAAGAACACCGAGAAGAACGAGTCCAACGCCAAAGCCGAGGCGCCGCGCCGCTACACCGACCGCAACGGCAACCTCGTGCAGCCGGTTCCCACCGACGAGCTGGGGTGGAACAACACCTACCTCGACGCCGACAACCGCGGCTGCACCTCGTGCCACACGTTGGAGAACGCCCTGATGAGCCTGCCCACGTACCATCGCCTGATCTTCTTCGGGTACCCCACCGAGCAGAGCTATCAGAACTGCATCGCCTGCCACTCCGATTCCTACTCGGGGCACAAGCTGGCCGACGCCATCCATACGCTGCACATGAACAGCACCATGTTCGTCGATGACGACAACGGTAACTGCCAGTCGTGCCACTACATCGACTCCAACACCGGCGTGTTCGAGCGCTGGGACGAGGTGAAGTACGACCTGTACAAGGGCATCACCGACGTGGCATCCGACGAGCTGAAGGCCTCGGTCACCTACGATCAGACCACCATCACGCCGGCCGAGAACCGCATCTTCAAAACCGTCAAGGACGAGCCGAACGAGTGGCTGACCGATGACTCCAAGGTGGACACGTCCATCTACGAGAACTGGGTCATCTCCATCGACGGCGATTGCGAGAACCCCGTCGAGATGACGCTTCCCGAGATGGAGCAGCAGTTCGGCACCGTGAAGCAGGTCATGAAGATGGACTGCACCATCAACGGCGTGGGCCAGGCCACCATCATGCAGAGCGAGGTGGAGGGTATTCCGCTGAAGGCCATCATCGACTACGCGAAGCCGAAATCGGGCGCCAACGTGGTGAGCCCCATCGGCAGCGACGGGTACGACTACGCGAAGATGGGCATCGACTGGCTGCTTGAGAACGACGCGGTCATCGTCACGAAGATGGACGGCGAGCTGCTGCCCAACTCGCAGGGCTATCCCTGCATGATCTGGGTGAACAAGACGTCCGGCGGCAACTTCACGAAGCGCATCTCCAACCTCACGTTCATGACGGTGCCCGACGACAAGGTTGACGCCGAGCTGTACGTAGGCCAGTTCACCGACGACCGCACGGGCGAGATCTACTCCAAGCCCAACAGCGGCGTGCTGAACTATCCCACCGGCATCGTGCTGTCGGGAGAGGAGGCGAAGACCGTGCATCTGGAGGGCTTCGCCGACGCATGGGACGAGCCCATCAAGAAGATGGAGTTCTCCTTCGACCACGGCGAGACGTGGACTGTGGTGGACACGCCCGACAACAACGCCGACAACTGGACGTACTGGCGGATGGACTTCACGCCGCCCGCGCCCGGCGCTTACCTGCTGGACATCCGCACCACGAGCATCACGCCCGACGGCGCCGATCGCGTATGCCAGTACAACACCCAGTTCATGTTCACGGTAGAGTAG
- a CDS encoding molybdopterin-dependent oxidoreductase codes for MKTTTQRGRATISALAGFTMVASMAGAPTVALAGEPAADEPLASGGTEAATTGATVESAQVMPARVEGEFSFDQTAITSNEVIKTFFQRVSQAVCGATVPLVADNPLGWKLSVSGDVEAAFTASVGDLANEESTSKVMTCTCGGNPAGGRAIVTADVTGIPVEHLLAKAGAAPGANAVTFVSADGTQQTFPLGYVVGRHAVLSYEINDEDLSASVGGSNQLWMTKTPANYFVRDVVEIVVSTEDVAPATPGAADEHPNSPNAGVLAGTQG; via the coding sequence ATGAAAACGACGACGCAACGCGGTCGTGCCACGATTTCTGCTCTTGCCGGATTCACCATGGTCGCCTCCATGGCAGGCGCGCCGACGGTGGCGCTGGCTGGCGAACCCGCTGCCGACGAGCCTTTGGCTTCCGGCGGCACCGAGGCTGCGACGACCGGCGCGACGGTTGAAAGCGCGCAGGTCATGCCCGCACGGGTTGAAGGCGAGTTCTCGTTCGACCAAACCGCCATCACGTCCAACGAGGTGATCAAGACCTTCTTCCAGCGCGTGTCGCAAGCCGTCTGCGGCGCGACGGTGCCCCTCGTGGCGGACAACCCGCTGGGCTGGAAGCTGTCCGTGTCGGGCGACGTGGAGGCGGCGTTCACCGCTTCGGTAGGCGACCTTGCCAACGAGGAATCCACCAGCAAGGTGATGACCTGCACCTGCGGCGGCAACCCTGCCGGCGGGCGCGCCATCGTCACCGCGGACGTGACGGGCATCCCGGTGGAGCATCTGCTGGCGAAGGCTGGCGCGGCACCGGGCGCGAACGCGGTGACGTTCGTGTCGGCCGACGGCACGCAGCAGACGTTCCCGCTGGGCTACGTAGTGGGGCGCCATGCGGTGCTGTCCTACGAGATCAACGACGAGGACCTGTCGGCCTCCGTGGGCGGCAGCAACCAGCTGTGGATGACGAAGACGCCGGCGAACTACTTCGTGCGCGACGTCGTGGAAATCGTGGTGTCCACCGAGGACGTCGCGCCCGCGACTCCGGGTGCGGCCGACGAGCATCCCAACAGCCCCAATGCGGGCGTGCTCGCGGGAACGCAGGGCTAG
- a CDS encoding molybdopterin-binding protein: MIAPMQVSVGKPVTFNGYAEDYGKQIVSVQFSLDNGANWTTYDVSDSTDELWVHWTFSYTPERPGLYRLLVRSVNDDGAASPLADVAEFTAA, translated from the coding sequence ATGATCGCTCCGATGCAGGTATCCGTGGGCAAGCCGGTGACGTTCAACGGGTACGCCGAGGACTACGGCAAGCAGATCGTGTCGGTGCAGTTCTCGCTCGACAACGGCGCGAACTGGACCACGTACGACGTGTCGGATTCCACCGACGAGCTGTGGGTGCACTGGACGTTCTCGTACACGCCCGAGCGGCCCGGACTCTACCGGCTGCTCGTGCGCTCGGTGAACGACGACGGTGCGGCCAGCCCGCTCGCGGACGTAGCCGAGTTCACGGCCGCCTGA
- a CDS encoding DUF1062 domain-containing protein: MKTIAWRVEATGAPVALRPCGTCGADAEFSSTGMFRVNAQKKRLDVWLIYRCATCGSVWNSAVISRGRPGSIDREELERLTGNDPETALRCALDVGLLRRNGARRGKVAFVVEGDLPDGGEDCRVEIDGGDLAGLRLAEVLRAKLGVSRSGLERLVEAGDVSAVDGADVLAAKLRPHQAVIVRVRREM, from the coding sequence ATGAAAACGATTGCATGGCGCGTGGAGGCGACCGGCGCGCCGGTCGCGCTGCGCCCTTGTGGGACGTGCGGTGCTGATGCGGAGTTCTCGTCCACGGGCATGTTCCGTGTGAACGCCCAGAAGAAGCGGCTGGACGTATGGCTCATCTATCGGTGTGCCACGTGCGGAAGCGTGTGGAACAGCGCCGTGATCAGCCGCGGGCGCCCAGGAAGCATCGACCGGGAAGAGCTTGAGCGCCTCACGGGCAACGACCCCGAGACGGCGCTGCGATGCGCGCTCGACGTCGGCTTGCTCAGGCGCAACGGCGCGCGCCGGGGCAAGGTCGCCTTCGTCGTCGAAGGCGACCTGCCCGACGGCGGCGAGGACTGCCGGGTTGAAATCGACGGCGGCGACCTTGCGGGTCTGCGCCTGGCCGAGGTGCTGCGGGCCAAGCTGGGCGTTTCGCGCAGCGGCTTGGAGCGCCTCGTGGAGGCGGGCGACGTGAGCGCCGTCGACGGAGCCGATGTGCTCGCCGCAAAGCTCCGTCCGCACCAAGCGGTCATCGTGCGGGTGCGGCGCGAGATGTAG
- a CDS encoding 6-pyruvoyl trahydropterin synthase family protein: MYGLKTEASFDSAHFLTDYYGKCENLHGHRWRMVVYLEVADLQTDGTMKDMVVDFGVFKRAVRDLAEELDHTFLVEEGSLAATTLAALEAEDFSLTVLPFRTTSENLARYVCERLTEQGLPVSQVDMYETPNNCAIYRPR, translated from the coding sequence ATGTACGGATTGAAAACCGAGGCCAGCTTCGACTCGGCCCACTTCCTGACCGATTATTACGGCAAGTGCGAGAACCTGCACGGCCACCGATGGCGCATGGTGGTGTACCTCGAAGTCGCCGATCTGCAAACCGATGGGACGATGAAGGACATGGTGGTGGACTTCGGGGTGTTCAAGCGCGCAGTGCGCGACCTGGCCGAAGAGCTGGACCACACCTTCCTCGTGGAAGAGGGCTCGCTGGCCGCGACGACGCTGGCCGCCCTCGAGGCCGAGGATTTCAGCCTGACCGTCCTGCCTTTCCGCACCACGTCCGAGAACCTGGCGCGCTATGTCTGCGAGCGGCTGACGGAGCAGGGCCTTCCCGTGTCCCAGGTGGATATGTACGAAACGCCCAACAACTGCGCCATCTACCGGCCTCGGTAA